One segment of Anopheles stephensi strain Indian chromosome 3, UCI_ANSTEP_V1.0, whole genome shotgun sequence DNA contains the following:
- the LOC118509173 gene encoding uncharacterized protein LOC118509173 isoform X2: MGKAARRSVASDPSSPTLPYHYQQEQQQQHQQHHQRQVHPQEHLYYPSSLSYSSYTPSSPSSPSSAYADSFTGASYPVPSLAFSSTPAGPQLQAPRTATLQSGPPVFGSSSLAPAGSAEPGSGANDLFIHSSTAATPNSNITPEFSNQTQVDRERERLRMEFYATYDVMTGVRIAATLGGFFGLMVFLVIYKSRTRSTAKALKDPTIAAVAAAVIQEEEERELQEAIEATAFSLLQEELNINYPGLQRDRLLSLGNISAPPMLSRGRRMSSISGGYSSLLNPSRRFSYSSTRGHRNSVSVSSRVLSAYNMGGSFGQDDYVLESDGEEADDAFDQFTTTAEIGYPSNYLSVPNKCNESRRSSAMTCCSTESSFLERRCSAITLGLSSLPPISRSPSRQQSRDDTTDWEPFYPGINIIEATPKSSPCPSERIAHRTHGTNSERPSTSRGSRTGQLLTPQPSTSGGGPRIITAPLFDDSSIDCISEYPIGSTLEDGFGYRQRQQPTTRHYGNGRSDEVSLANGGVLHQPRTVSVAEGRNATVHTNTSSNSANINHASGSGTVRRAPLASLSSFKMSSIDCQDTEPKSCGSDSVFGEDSGADTDEDLQQFSTDSDELSLTMPYEDDEDQQRVQRVGPSRGSLYRRQSTLAQGDEEEDGDDGTLLPRDDARPPEPLSVYELEHELNDRQHQVHQVPTTDTSYLSSLSISHRSGTKAGAGSRSSERGGPGVGKRIETKAIIERQQPNDSNQPRQSPLGAIPKVPPHESDRKRAMLQTRTPTTITTTTVPPTVTVHLPDDDRPAGSSSSRRSEPNPTSTRPGSADVTRQQQCVEVNVIIKNSSSGNSSNNTTIKSPSVILELPILAIDEDEDPSSSAPALSANDPCIPGPSRKWSKETLF; the protein is encoded by the exons ATGGGAAAAGCCGCGCGACGGTCAGTTGCGTCAGATCCGTCGTCGCCGACCTTACCCTACCACTACCAacaagagcagcagcagcaacatcaacaacaccaccaacggCAAGTGCACCCGCAAGAGCACTTGTACTATCCCTCGTCCCTATCCTACTCCTCCTACACGCCTTCATCGCCGTCCTCGCCGTCGTCAGCGTACGCGGACTCCTTCACCGGTGCTAGCTACCCGGTACCGTCGCTCGCCTTCTCCTCCACCCCTGCCGGTCCACAGCTGCAAGCACCAAGAACCGCAACGCTCCAGTCGGGTCCGCCGGTATTCGGTTCCTCGTCGCTAGCACCGGCCGGATCAGCAGAGCCCGGGTCCGGTGCGAACGATCTGTTCATCCATTCGTCTACCGCGGCCACACCCAACAGCAATATCACACCGGAGTTTAG CAACCAAACGCAGGTCGACCGGGAACGGGAACGGCTCAGGATGGAGTTTTACGCCACGTACGACGTGATGACCGGCGTCCGGATAGCGGCCACGCTCGGCGGTTTCTTCGGCCTAATGGTGTTCCTTGTCATCTACAAGAGCCGCACGCGGTCGACGGCCAAAGCACTCAAG GATCCAACGATAGCGGCCGTCGCGGCAGCCGTCATCCAGGAGGAGGAAGAACGTGAGCTACAGGAAGCGATAGAAGCGACCGCATTCTCGTTACTACAGGAAGAGCTAAACATCAACTACCCCGGGCTGCAGCGCGATCGGTTACTATCGCTCGGCAACATTAGTGCACCGCCGATGCTGAGCCGTGGCCGTCGTATGTCCTCGATCAGTGGCGGTTACAGCAGCCTGCTCAATCCTTCACGACGCTTCTCGTACAGCAGTACGCGGGGACATCGGAACAGTGTTTCGGTGTCCTCGCGGGTACTCAGTGCCTACAACATGGGTGGCAGCTTCGGGCAGGACGATTACGTGCTCGAGAGTGACGGCGAGGAGGCGGACGACGCGTTTGACCAGTTTACGACGACCGCCGAGATTGGATATCCGAGCAATTATCTTTCTGTGCCGAATAAG TGCAACGAATCTCGCCGCAGCAGTGCGATGACGTGCTGCAGTACGGAGAGTTCCTTCCTCGAGCGACGATGCTCCGCCATCACGCTCGGCCTTTCCTCCTTACCACCGATATCGCGTTCGCCGTCGAGGCAGCAGAGCCGCGACGACACGACCGACTGGGAACCGTTCTATCCCGGCATCAACATCATCGAAGCGACACCGAAGTCGTCGCCATGTCCAAGCGAACGTATTGCGCACCGAACGCACGGTACGAATTCGGAACGCCCGTCTACCAGTCGGGGCAGCCGGACGGGACAGCTGCTCACTCCACAACCTTCAACGTCGGGTGGCGGCCCGCGGATAATCACCGCCCCGCTGTTCGATGACAGTTCGATCGACTGCATCTCGGAGTATCCGATCGGGAGCACTCTGGAGGACGGCTTCGGGTACCGTCAGCGGCAACAGCCAACGACCCGTCACTACGGTAACGGACGATCGGATGAGGTTAGTTTAGCGAACGGAGGTGTCCTACACCAGCCAAGAACGGTTAGCGTTGCGGAAGGTCGCAACGCCACCGTACACACTAATACCAGTAGTAATAGCGCAAATATTAATCACGCGAGCGGCAGTGGCACGGTACGTCGTGCTCCGCTAGCATCGCTCAGTTCCTTCAAGATGTCCTCGATCGACTGTCAGGATACGGAGCCGAAGAGCTGTGGGTCGGATTCGGTGTTTGGGGAGGATAGTGGGGCGGATACGGACGAGGATCTGCAGCAGTTCAGCACGGATAGTGACGAGCTGAGCTTAACGATGCCGTACGAAGACGATGAAGATCAGCAGCGGGTACAGCGGGTGGGTCCAAGCCGTGGCTCCCTCTACCGTCGACAGTCAACGCTTGCGCAGGGtgacgaggaggaggatgggGACGACGGGACACTTTTACCACGGGACGATGCACGGCCGCCCGAGCCACTGTCCGTGTACGAGCTCGAGCACGAGCTCAACGATCGGCAGCATCAGGTGCATCAGGTGCCGACAACCGATACTAGTTATTTAAGTAGTCTTTCAATTAGCCATCGCTCCGGCACCAAGGCCGGGGCGGGCTCGCGGTCAAGCGAACGGGGTGGACCGGGCGTGGGGAAACGCATCGAAACGAAAGCAATCATCGAAAGACAGCAACCAAATGACAGCAATCAACCAAGGCAATCACCGCTCGGGGCCATACCGAAGGTACCGCCGCACGAGTCGGACCGGAAGCGAGCGATGTTGCAGACGAGGACACCAACAACGATCACCACAACAACGGTGCCACCAACCGTTACGGTGCACCTGCCGGATGACGATCGACCGGCcggtagcagtagcagtagacGTAGCGAACCTAACCCGACCAGCACCCGGCCCGGGAGTGCTGACGTGACGCGACAGCAGCAGTGCGTTGAGGTGAACGTTATCATTAAGAACAGTAGCAGCggtaacagcagcaacaacaccaccattAAAAGTCCTTCTGTGATTCTGGAACTTCCGATACTGGCGATCGACGAGGACGAGGATCCGTCCTCGTCCGCACCGGCCCTGTCGGCGAACGATCCCTGCATTCCCGGACCCT
- the LOC118509173 gene encoding uncharacterized protein LOC118509173 isoform X1 — MGKAARRSVASDPSSPTLPYHYQQEQQQQHQQHHQRQVHPQEHLYYPSSLSYSSYTPSSPSSPSSAYADSFTGASYPVPSLAFSSTPAGPQLQAPRTATLQSGPPVFGSSSLAPAGSAEPGSGANDLFIHSSTAATPNSNITPEFSPTPQTSSPVTYATSRGSSTEPGKTGPPVTEPIQPTQATLLPSFRLSSNQTQVDRERERLRMEFYATYDVMTGVRIAATLGGFFGLMVFLVIYKSRTRSTAKALKDPTIAAVAAAVIQEEEERELQEAIEATAFSLLQEELNINYPGLQRDRLLSLGNISAPPMLSRGRRMSSISGGYSSLLNPSRRFSYSSTRGHRNSVSVSSRVLSAYNMGGSFGQDDYVLESDGEEADDAFDQFTTTAEIGYPSNYLSVPNKCNESRRSSAMTCCSTESSFLERRCSAITLGLSSLPPISRSPSRQQSRDDTTDWEPFYPGINIIEATPKSSPCPSERIAHRTHGTNSERPSTSRGSRTGQLLTPQPSTSGGGPRIITAPLFDDSSIDCISEYPIGSTLEDGFGYRQRQQPTTRHYGNGRSDEVSLANGGVLHQPRTVSVAEGRNATVHTNTSSNSANINHASGSGTVRRAPLASLSSFKMSSIDCQDTEPKSCGSDSVFGEDSGADTDEDLQQFSTDSDELSLTMPYEDDEDQQRVQRVGPSRGSLYRRQSTLAQGDEEEDGDDGTLLPRDDARPPEPLSVYELEHELNDRQHQVHQVPTTDTSYLSSLSISHRSGTKAGAGSRSSERGGPGVGKRIETKAIIERQQPNDSNQPRQSPLGAIPKVPPHESDRKRAMLQTRTPTTITTTTVPPTVTVHLPDDDRPAGSSSSRRSEPNPTSTRPGSADVTRQQQCVEVNVIIKNSSSGNSSNNTTIKSPSVILELPILAIDEDEDPSSSAPALSANDPCIPGPSRKWSKETLF; from the exons ATGGGAAAAGCCGCGCGACGGTCAGTTGCGTCAGATCCGTCGTCGCCGACCTTACCCTACCACTACCAacaagagcagcagcagcaacatcaacaacaccaccaacggCAAGTGCACCCGCAAGAGCACTTGTACTATCCCTCGTCCCTATCCTACTCCTCCTACACGCCTTCATCGCCGTCCTCGCCGTCGTCAGCGTACGCGGACTCCTTCACCGGTGCTAGCTACCCGGTACCGTCGCTCGCCTTCTCCTCCACCCCTGCCGGTCCACAGCTGCAAGCACCAAGAACCGCAACGCTCCAGTCGGGTCCGCCGGTATTCGGTTCCTCGTCGCTAGCACCGGCCGGATCAGCAGAGCCCGGGTCCGGTGCGAACGATCTGTTCATCCATTCGTCTACCGCGGCCACACCCAACAGCAATATCACACCGGAGTTTAG TCCTACGCCGCAAACCAGCAGCCCCGTTACATACGCTACCAGTCGCGGCAGTAGCACCGAACCCGGCAAGACCGGACCCCCGGTTACCGAGCCTATCCAACCCACCCAAGCCACCCTGTTACCGTCGTTTCGTCTCTCCAGCAACCAAACGCAGGTCGACCGGGAACGGGAACGGCTCAGGATGGAGTTTTACGCCACGTACGACGTGATGACCGGCGTCCGGATAGCGGCCACGCTCGGCGGTTTCTTCGGCCTAATGGTGTTCCTTGTCATCTACAAGAGCCGCACGCGGTCGACGGCCAAAGCACTCAAG GATCCAACGATAGCGGCCGTCGCGGCAGCCGTCATCCAGGAGGAGGAAGAACGTGAGCTACAGGAAGCGATAGAAGCGACCGCATTCTCGTTACTACAGGAAGAGCTAAACATCAACTACCCCGGGCTGCAGCGCGATCGGTTACTATCGCTCGGCAACATTAGTGCACCGCCGATGCTGAGCCGTGGCCGTCGTATGTCCTCGATCAGTGGCGGTTACAGCAGCCTGCTCAATCCTTCACGACGCTTCTCGTACAGCAGTACGCGGGGACATCGGAACAGTGTTTCGGTGTCCTCGCGGGTACTCAGTGCCTACAACATGGGTGGCAGCTTCGGGCAGGACGATTACGTGCTCGAGAGTGACGGCGAGGAGGCGGACGACGCGTTTGACCAGTTTACGACGACCGCCGAGATTGGATATCCGAGCAATTATCTTTCTGTGCCGAATAAG TGCAACGAATCTCGCCGCAGCAGTGCGATGACGTGCTGCAGTACGGAGAGTTCCTTCCTCGAGCGACGATGCTCCGCCATCACGCTCGGCCTTTCCTCCTTACCACCGATATCGCGTTCGCCGTCGAGGCAGCAGAGCCGCGACGACACGACCGACTGGGAACCGTTCTATCCCGGCATCAACATCATCGAAGCGACACCGAAGTCGTCGCCATGTCCAAGCGAACGTATTGCGCACCGAACGCACGGTACGAATTCGGAACGCCCGTCTACCAGTCGGGGCAGCCGGACGGGACAGCTGCTCACTCCACAACCTTCAACGTCGGGTGGCGGCCCGCGGATAATCACCGCCCCGCTGTTCGATGACAGTTCGATCGACTGCATCTCGGAGTATCCGATCGGGAGCACTCTGGAGGACGGCTTCGGGTACCGTCAGCGGCAACAGCCAACGACCCGTCACTACGGTAACGGACGATCGGATGAGGTTAGTTTAGCGAACGGAGGTGTCCTACACCAGCCAAGAACGGTTAGCGTTGCGGAAGGTCGCAACGCCACCGTACACACTAATACCAGTAGTAATAGCGCAAATATTAATCACGCGAGCGGCAGTGGCACGGTACGTCGTGCTCCGCTAGCATCGCTCAGTTCCTTCAAGATGTCCTCGATCGACTGTCAGGATACGGAGCCGAAGAGCTGTGGGTCGGATTCGGTGTTTGGGGAGGATAGTGGGGCGGATACGGACGAGGATCTGCAGCAGTTCAGCACGGATAGTGACGAGCTGAGCTTAACGATGCCGTACGAAGACGATGAAGATCAGCAGCGGGTACAGCGGGTGGGTCCAAGCCGTGGCTCCCTCTACCGTCGACAGTCAACGCTTGCGCAGGGtgacgaggaggaggatgggGACGACGGGACACTTTTACCACGGGACGATGCACGGCCGCCCGAGCCACTGTCCGTGTACGAGCTCGAGCACGAGCTCAACGATCGGCAGCATCAGGTGCATCAGGTGCCGACAACCGATACTAGTTATTTAAGTAGTCTTTCAATTAGCCATCGCTCCGGCACCAAGGCCGGGGCGGGCTCGCGGTCAAGCGAACGGGGTGGACCGGGCGTGGGGAAACGCATCGAAACGAAAGCAATCATCGAAAGACAGCAACCAAATGACAGCAATCAACCAAGGCAATCACCGCTCGGGGCCATACCGAAGGTACCGCCGCACGAGTCGGACCGGAAGCGAGCGATGTTGCAGACGAGGACACCAACAACGATCACCACAACAACGGTGCCACCAACCGTTACGGTGCACCTGCCGGATGACGATCGACCGGCcggtagcagtagcagtagacGTAGCGAACCTAACCCGACCAGCACCCGGCCCGGGAGTGCTGACGTGACGCGACAGCAGCAGTGCGTTGAGGTGAACGTTATCATTAAGAACAGTAGCAGCggtaacagcagcaacaacaccaccattAAAAGTCCTTCTGTGATTCTGGAACTTCCGATACTGGCGATCGACGAGGACGAGGATCCGTCCTCGTCCGCACCGGCCCTGTCGGCGAACGATCCCTGCATTCCCGGACCCT